Sequence from the Rhodococcus jostii RHA1 genome:
GCGGCGCTGATCGTCAGCCGGATCCCCACACTCGCGCTGAAGACGGTGTCGGTGCCCCCGCACATGGCGGCCGGTCTGCTCGTCCTCGTGGCGCTCGCGGCGGCGGCTCTGGTCACCTACCCGTACATCCTGCTGATCGCGCTCGTCGCGGTGTACCTCGGGCACATTCCGTTCGCGGTCCACTCCAAGCGGTGGGTGGCCGCGCGACCCGAGACGTGGGACATCAAGCCGTCCGAGCGGCGGGCCATCCGGCGTCAGCCCGACGCCCGCGGCAGGCGATCCGCCGCACGGCTCGGACTGCGCCGTCCCCGGGCCCGATAGTTCGCTCCCGCACGTAGGCTCGACGGCGTGACCTCACCGGAACTCGCGCTCACAGTCCGACTGAACACCTCGGCCGCCGACACCCGGCGCGGCGTGGTCCGGCTGCATCCGGAAGCCCTGGCCGCGCTCGGCCTCCGCGAGTGGGACGCGATCGCCCTCGTCGGCGCGCGCCGCACCGCCGCGGTGGCGGGTCGCGCGCCCGCCGGAACCCCCACCGGGACTGCACTCCTCGACGACGTGACGCTGTCCAACGCCGGGCTGACGGAGAACAGCACGGTCGTCGTGACACCGGTGACGGTGTACGGCGGGAAGACGGTGACGGTCAGCGGGTCGAATCTGGCCGTCAACTCCGTCTCCGACGTCACCCTGCGTCACGCCCTGCTCGGCAAGGTCCTCACGGTCGGCGACACGGTGTCGCTGCTCCCCCGCGATCTGGGCCCCGGCACCAGCACCGCCCCCGCGACGCAGGCACTGTCCCGGACGTTCGGTGTCGCGTGGACATCGGAGTTGCTCACCGTCACCGGGGTCGACCCGGCCGGCGGTCCGGTGAGCGTGCAGCCCAACACCGCGGTCGGGTGGGGCGAGGGTGTGCGCGCAACGGTGTCCGCGGCCCCGACCCGGTTGCCCGCGCCGCCCGTCCGGCCCGCCGAGGAGGTGCCCCCGGTTCCGGTCGAGGACCTGGTGGGTGCCCACACGCAGGCAGCCAAACTCACCGAGTGGCTCGGACTGGCACTCGACGAACCCGAACTGCTCCGCAAGCTCGGGGCCTCACCCCATCTGGGTGTCCTGGTGACCGGGCCCGCCGGTGTCGGGAAGGCGACGCTCGCCCGAGCGGTACTCGCATCCCGGCGACTGGTCGAACTCGACGGGCCCAGTGCCGGCGCGTTGGAAGCCGACTCACGGTTGCAGCGGGTCACCGCGGCGGTCGACGCGATCCGCAGCGGCGGCGTCCTGCTGATCACCGACATCGATGCCCTGCTGCCTGCCACCCCGGAGCCGGTGTCCGCGCTGATCGTCGAACAACTCCGCCGCGCAGTCGACACCGTCGGGGTCGCGTTCGTGGCGACGTCGGCGCACCCGGAGTCGGTCGACGCCAGGTTGCGCGGGCAGGACCTGTGCGACCGTGAACTCACCCTGACCCTGCCCGACGGCTCCACCCGCCGGGCGCTGCTGGAACTGCTTCTGCGGAAGGTCCCCACCGACGGCATCGCCCTCGAGGCGATCGCGGCCCGCA
This genomic interval carries:
- a CDS encoding AAA family ATPase; translation: MTSPELALTVRLNTSAADTRRGVVRLHPEALAALGLREWDAIALVGARRTAAVAGRAPAGTPTGTALLDDVTLSNAGLTENSTVVVTPVTVYGGKTVTVSGSNLAVNSVSDVTLRHALLGKVLTVGDTVSLLPRDLGPGTSTAPATQALSRTFGVAWTSELLTVTGVDPAGGPVSVQPNTAVGWGEGVRATVSAAPTRLPAPPVRPAEEVPPVPVEDLVGAHTQAAKLTEWLGLALDEPELLRKLGASPHLGVLVTGPAGVGKATLARAVLASRRLVELDGPSAGALEADSRLQRVTAAVDAIRSGGVLLITDIDALLPATPEPVSALIVEQLRRAVDTVGVAFVATSAHPESVDARLRGQDLCDRELTLTLPDGSTRRALLELLLRKVPTDGIALEAIAARTPGFVVADLAALCREAALRAASRAARKPVDPALTQDDLLGALDVIRPLSRSGSEELAIGTLTLDDVGDMVETKQALTEAVLWPLQHPDSFARLGVDPPRGVLLYGPPGCGKTYLVRALASSGHLSVHAVKGAELMDKWVGASEKAVRELFQRARDSAPSLIFLDEVDALAPRRGQSSDSGVSDRVVAALLTELDGVEPLRDVVVVGATNRPDLIDPALLRPGRLERLVFVPPPDGEARRAILRTSGKSVPLADDVDLDALADDLDGYSAADCSALLREAALAAMRRNIDAADVTAADVAEAREKVRPSLDPEQVAHLESYALSRP